The Sneathiella sp. P13V-1 genome window below encodes:
- a CDS encoding (2Fe-2S)-binding protein has translation MQYEIKINGEKKKVEAEPGTPLLWVIRDELDLTGTKFGCGVASCGSCTVHLDGEPVRSCQTAIEDVSEQSVTTIEGVNSKVAKAVQDAWREEDVVQCGYCQSGQIMSAIGLLTENPSPSKDDINEYMNGNACRCATYVRITRAIERASQKLEA, from the coding sequence ATGCAATACGAGATAAAAATAAACGGGGAAAAGAAGAAGGTTGAGGCCGAGCCAGGCACGCCGCTTCTGTGGGTGATCCGGGATGAACTGGATCTCACGGGTACAAAATTTGGGTGTGGTGTTGCATCTTGTGGATCTTGCACTGTTCATCTGGATGGGGAGCCCGTGCGATCCTGCCAAACCGCGATCGAAGATGTCTCCGAACAATCAGTAACAACAATTGAAGGCGTAAACAGTAAAGTTGCAAAAGCTGTTCAAGACGCATGGCGTGAGGAAGATGTTGTTCAATGTGGTTACTGCCAATCAGGACAGATTATGTCCGCCATTGGGTTGCTAACCGAAAACCCTTCACCGTCAAAAGACGACATCAACGAGTATATGAACGGCAACGCCTGTCGCTGCGCTACATATGTTCGCATTACCCGAGCTATTGAACGCGCATCACAGAAATTGGAGGCTTAA
- a CDS encoding DUF1272 domain-containing protein: protein MLKLKPNCETCETPLINGEADAYICTFECTFCAPCTENQHKGICPNCGGNLVLRPTRPGKYMENNPQTN from the coding sequence ATGCTGAAACTAAAACCAAATTGCGAGACATGTGAAACCCCACTGATCAATGGGGAAGCGGATGCTTACATCTGTACCTTTGAATGCACCTTCTGTGCGCCTTGCACAGAAAACCAACATAAAGGGATTTGCCCCAACTGCGGTGGTAACTTGGTCCTCCGCCCCACTCGTCCGGGCAAATACATGGAAAACAACCCACAGACCAACTAA
- a CDS encoding indolepyruvate ferredoxin oxidoreductase family protein gives MALANVSLDDKYKLEEGRVFLTGIQALVRLPLMQKERDRAAGLNTAGFISGYRGSPLGGYDQALWKIRPYLKENDIHFEPGINEDLAATAVWGSQQLNMYKGAQYDGVFSMWYGKGPGVDRTGDVFRHANSNGTSKFGGVLALAGDDHGIVSSTVAHQSEHGFMSWMMPVLHPASVQEVLDYGLLGIAMSRYSGLWVGFKCISETIEGGASVYVGPDRVNVKLPDIELPAGGLNIRPNDNRFEQEERLTKHKIYAAREFARVNGLDKVVMDSPKRRFGIVTTGKAYLDVRQALRDLGIDDAQAADIGLTVYKVGMPWPMDPTGIRQFAEGLEEVLVVEEKRALVENQMKEQLYNWDTAVRPRIIGKFDDLGNVIFSSAGELTPASVARVIAARIDKFYTSESIQNRLKFLDRKEEQLNQTPAKLTRTPFYCSGCPHNRSTVVPDGSRAVAGIGCHYMVTWMDRKTTEFTQMGGEGVPWVGQQHFTDETHIFANLGDGTYHHSGLLAIRQAIAAKANITYKILYNDAVAMTGGQPLDDQLTPWQIAQQVAGEGVKKIKVVSDEPNKYSSDIEWPKGTTFDHRDDLDAVQKELREIEGVTILLYDQTCAAEKRRRRKRGQFPDPAKRVIINDLVCEGCGDCSVQSNCISVEPLETEFGRKRIINQSTCNKDFSCVNGFCPSFVTIEGGELRKPAGSENADPSADLPMPQPIELKNPYRILITGIGGTGVVTIGALMSMAAHLEGKGVTVLDQAGLAQKGGAVTSHVHIAPEPENISAVRIPAGRADLLIGCDMVVAGSYDSLAKLDRGVANAVVNAHPAPTMDFTLNPDAPFPVADTIQTIKDAVGDQACHLVDANEIATTLMGDSIATNLFMVGYAFQKGFIPLSMEALLKAIELNGVAIDFNKQAFAWGRKMAFDPEGVLEEVNRLSGPKFITPPTENLDEMIARREAFLTDYQNAAYAKRYRDLLNKVISKDEQFGDDKALTEAVAKSLFKLMAYKDEYEVARLYADTSFTKRVEQMMEGDYTLKFNLAPPLFAKKDANTGHMVKSEYGPWMLKAFKHLSKFKFLRGTPFDPFGYLEERKEERRLIQEFEGDLTKLLDGLNEDNYAIAVEIAELPMKVRGYGHVKEKAVDSFHKQRQHMMEQFNNPSLLAKAAE, from the coding sequence ATGGCGCTTGCTAACGTCTCGCTGGATGACAAGTACAAGCTGGAAGAAGGTCGTGTTTTCCTGACCGGTATTCAGGCTCTGGTTCGCTTACCCTTGATGCAGAAAGAGCGGGATCGTGCCGCTGGTCTGAATACTGCAGGTTTTATTTCAGGTTACCGTGGCTCTCCTTTGGGTGGGTACGATCAGGCGCTTTGGAAAATTCGCCCATACCTGAAAGAGAATGACATCCATTTTGAACCCGGGATCAATGAAGATCTGGCTGCAACAGCTGTATGGGGTAGCCAGCAGCTGAACATGTACAAAGGAGCCCAGTATGATGGCGTCTTCAGCATGTGGTACGGCAAAGGCCCAGGTGTTGACCGGACTGGTGATGTGTTCCGCCACGCAAACTCCAATGGCACATCTAAGTTTGGCGGTGTATTGGCGCTCGCAGGTGATGACCACGGAATCGTATCGTCTACCGTTGCGCACCAAAGTGAACATGGCTTCATGAGTTGGATGATGCCAGTATTGCATCCTGCCAGTGTTCAGGAAGTTCTGGATTATGGTCTTCTTGGCATTGCGATGTCCCGCTATTCAGGCCTTTGGGTTGGTTTTAAGTGTATTTCAGAAACCATCGAAGGCGGCGCGTCCGTTTATGTAGGACCAGATCGCGTCAATGTGAAACTTCCAGATATTGAGCTTCCAGCAGGCGGCCTCAACATTCGACCAAATGATAACCGGTTCGAGCAGGAAGAACGCCTCACCAAACATAAAATCTATGCTGCCCGGGAATTTGCCCGGGTGAACGGCCTTGATAAGGTCGTCATGGATTCGCCAAAACGCCGTTTTGGTATTGTCACTACAGGTAAAGCCTACCTGGATGTCCGTCAGGCCCTTCGTGACCTTGGTATTGACGATGCTCAAGCTGCAGATATTGGACTTACCGTTTATAAAGTTGGGATGCCTTGGCCAATGGACCCTACTGGTATCCGTCAGTTTGCTGAAGGGCTGGAAGAGGTTCTGGTCGTCGAAGAAAAGCGCGCGCTTGTTGAAAACCAGATGAAGGAACAGCTTTACAACTGGGATACGGCTGTGCGTCCTAGGATAATTGGTAAATTCGATGATCTTGGAAATGTTATTTTTTCTTCAGCTGGGGAACTAACTCCTGCAAGTGTTGCTCGTGTTATCGCCGCCCGTATTGATAAGTTCTACACTTCTGAATCCATCCAGAACCGCTTGAAATTTCTGGACCGAAAAGAAGAGCAACTCAATCAAACTCCTGCGAAGCTAACCCGTACACCTTTCTACTGTTCGGGTTGCCCGCATAACCGCTCAACTGTTGTTCCAGATGGCAGCCGTGCTGTTGCCGGCATTGGTTGTCACTATATGGTGACGTGGATGGATCGTAAGACCACCGAGTTTACCCAGATGGGCGGCGAAGGTGTCCCTTGGGTTGGTCAGCAACATTTCACAGACGAAACGCATATCTTTGCAAACCTTGGTGATGGCACGTATCATCACTCCGGCTTGCTTGCTATTCGTCAGGCGATTGCGGCAAAAGCCAACATCACATACAAAATTCTATACAACGATGCCGTTGCCATGACAGGTGGCCAGCCACTTGATGACCAACTGACACCATGGCAAATCGCCCAGCAGGTTGCTGGTGAAGGTGTCAAGAAAATCAAAGTGGTTTCCGACGAGCCAAACAAATACAGCTCTGATATTGAATGGCCAAAAGGCACGACTTTTGATCACCGCGATGATCTGGATGCTGTCCAAAAAGAACTTCGTGAAATCGAAGGAGTTACCATTCTCCTCTACGATCAGACATGCGCAGCTGAGAAACGCCGTCGTCGTAAACGGGGGCAGTTCCCGGACCCAGCGAAACGCGTGATCATCAACGATCTTGTCTGTGAAGGGTGCGGTGACTGTTCAGTTCAGTCCAACTGTATCTCTGTGGAACCGCTGGAAACTGAGTTTGGCCGCAAACGGATCATCAACCAATCCACATGTAACAAGGACTTTTCCTGTGTGAACGGTTTCTGCCCTAGCTTTGTCACCATCGAAGGCGGTGAACTTCGCAAACCTGCAGGAAGTGAAAATGCAGATCCATCGGCGGATCTGCCAATGCCGCAACCCATTGAGCTTAAAAACCCGTATCGCATTCTGATCACTGGTATTGGTGGTACAGGTGTTGTGACCATCGGTGCACTGATGTCAATGGCGGCACATTTGGAAGGTAAAGGCGTCACGGTTCTGGATCAGGCTGGCCTCGCCCAAAAAGGCGGTGCAGTGACCAGCCACGTTCACATTGCACCTGAGCCAGAAAATATCAGCGCCGTTCGCATTCCAGCGGGCCGTGCAGACCTTCTGATCGGTTGTGACATGGTGGTTGCAGGATCCTACGATTCTCTTGCAAAACTGGATCGCGGTGTTGCAAACGCAGTGGTAAACGCACATCCAGCGCCAACAATGGACTTCACACTGAACCCGGATGCCCCTTTCCCGGTTGCTGATACGATCCAGACCATTAAAGATGCGGTTGGTGATCAGGCATGTCACCTTGTAGATGCCAACGAGATTGCAACGACACTAATGGGCGACTCCATTGCGACGAACCTGTTTATGGTCGGGTATGCCTTCCAGAAAGGTTTTATTCCGCTTTCCATGGAAGCTTTGCTGAAAGCCATTGAACTTAACGGTGTAGCTATCGACTTCAACAAACAGGCCTTTGCTTGGGGACGTAAGATGGCGTTTGATCCAGAGGGCGTCTTAGAAGAAGTAAACCGTTTGTCAGGGCCAAAATTCATCACTCCACCAACGGAAAATCTGGATGAAATGATCGCCCGCAGAGAAGCATTTTTAACAGATTACCAAAATGCGGCTTACGCAAAACGCTATCGTGATCTTTTAAACAAAGTGATCTCTAAAGATGAGCAGTTTGGCGATGACAAAGCACTAACAGAAGCCGTTGCCAAGTCCCTGTTCAAGCTGATGGCCTACAAGGATGAGTATGAAGTTGCACGTCTTTATGCGGACACCAGCTTCACCAAGCGGGTTGAACAGATGATGGAGGGGGATTACACCCTAAAGTTCAATCTGGCACCACCTCTATTTGCCAAAAAAGACGCAAATACAGGTCACATGGTGAAATCTGAATATGGACCTTGGATGCTGAAAGCCTTTAAACATCTTTCAAAATTCAAGTTCCTGCGCGGCACGCCCTTTGACCCGTTTGGATATTTGGAAGAGCGCAAAGAAGAGCGCCGCCTCATTCAAGAATTTGAAGGTGATCTGACAAAACTTTTGGATGGCCTGAACGAAGACAACTACGCCATTGCCGTTGAAATCGCAGAACTACCAATGAAGGTTCGCGGTTATGGTCATGTGAAAGAAAAAGCTGTCGATAGTTTCCACAAACAGCGCCAGCACATGATGGAGCAGTTTAACAATCCATCGTTGCTCGCAAAAGCTGCTGAGTAA
- a CDS encoding NAD-dependent epimerase/dehydratase family protein: MAILVTGAAGFVGMHVCEYLLRAGEVVVGVDNLTDYYDVRLKEARLGRIQEYENFSFHKIDISDSETFLTEMNTIPDISKVAHMAAQAGVRYSLENPFSYARSNLDGFLTILEYCRHNKKLEHLVYASSSSVYGGNKVLPYSTDQQVDHPVSLYAATKKSNELMAHSYSHLYRFPTTGLRFFTVYGPWGRPDMAYWSFTEALLAGKTLKIFNNGEMKRDFTYIDDIVSGVVKVLSNPPKDEGESGAPYRIYNIGNHRSEPLMELVHNLEKALNVTANLEFLPMQPGDVKETFADIDPLSRDVGYAPTTKLSDGIPKFVEWYKTYFKDKF, translated from the coding sequence ATGGCAATTCTCGTTACAGGTGCAGCAGGGTTCGTAGGAATGCATGTCTGCGAATATCTTTTGCGCGCCGGTGAGGTCGTGGTTGGGGTGGATAATTTGACGGATTACTATGATGTCCGGTTGAAGGAAGCTCGCTTAGGGCGGATTCAAGAATATGAAAACTTCAGTTTCCACAAAATTGATATCAGCGATTCTGAGACCTTTCTAACGGAAATGAACACGATACCGGACATTAGCAAAGTGGCCCATATGGCGGCTCAGGCTGGTGTCCGATACAGTTTGGAAAATCCGTTTTCTTATGCACGATCCAATCTGGATGGTTTCCTCACTATTCTTGAATATTGCCGTCATAACAAGAAGCTGGAGCATTTGGTTTATGCAAGTTCCAGCTCTGTTTATGGGGGGAACAAGGTTCTTCCCTATTCGACAGATCAACAGGTGGATCATCCGGTCTCCCTGTATGCGGCGACAAAGAAATCCAATGAATTGATGGCTCACTCCTATAGCCATTTATATCGTTTTCCGACCACAGGTCTTCGGTTCTTTACCGTTTACGGACCGTGGGGGCGGCCTGATATGGCTTACTGGTCATTTACAGAAGCCCTGCTTGCTGGAAAGACACTAAAGATATTTAACAATGGGGAAATGAAGCGCGACTTTACCTATATTGACGATATTGTCAGTGGGGTTGTAAAGGTGCTAAGTAACCCACCAAAAGACGAAGGCGAGAGCGGCGCGCCCTACCGGATTTACAATATTGGAAACCATCGTTCCGAGCCTTTAATGGAACTGGTCCATAATCTGGAAAAGGCCTTGAACGTGACAGCCAATCTGGAGTTTCTACCCATGCAACCGGGTGATGTTAAGGAAACTTTTGCAGATATTGATCCATTATCACGGGATGTTGGTTATGCCCCGACAACGAAATTGTCTGACGGTATTCCCAAATTTGTGGAATGGTACAAAACATATTTTAAGGACAAGTTCTGA
- a CDS encoding PaaI family thioesterase codes for MSLPFDVKQIQHIIDTGIPHCSDIGIKLEEIDGSAVVMRLPYDTRFVGNPVSGVLHGGIITTLIDTASGMCVYAKKQAYLPIATLDLRIDYLKAAEPERDVLTRAECYRLTRQIAFVKAVAYHDDVEDPIANSVSTFMLQSTPTPPLSEMTKKVG; via the coding sequence ATGTCATTGCCATTTGATGTGAAGCAGATACAGCATATCATCGACACCGGTATCCCGCATTGTTCGGATATCGGCATTAAACTGGAAGAAATTGATGGTTCCGCTGTTGTTATGCGATTGCCATATGATACACGCTTTGTTGGAAATCCTGTATCAGGGGTCTTGCATGGCGGAATTATCACCACACTGATTGATACTGCGTCCGGCATGTGTGTTTATGCAAAAAAACAGGCATATCTTCCAATTGCGACATTGGATCTCAGGATTGATTATCTAAAAGCCGCGGAACCAGAACGTGATGTTTTGACGCGTGCAGAATGTTATCGTCTTACCAGACAGATTGCTTTTGTAAAAGCGGTTGCTTATCACGATGATGTGGAAGATCCGATCGCAAATAGCGTAAGTACTTTTATGCTGCAATCCACCCCAACACCGCCCCTCAGCGAAATGACAAAGAAGGTGGGTTAA
- a CDS encoding PaaI family thioesterase yields MATVDQEKFLNAILEAKANNDYASIADSIPYLKYLGMTVEEDENGQMICHLPQNKKFTGNPVLPAIHGGVVGAFMESTALIHVIVSQDIKTLPKIITFTTDYLRSAKVTDLYAEAVITKPGRRVMNIRVRAWQDDRSKPVATANANFLVSE; encoded by the coding sequence ATGGCGACAGTTGATCAAGAAAAATTCCTGAACGCGATTTTGGAAGCTAAAGCCAATAACGATTATGCTTCCATCGCTGATTCCATTCCGTATCTAAAATATCTAGGGATGACCGTTGAAGAGGATGAAAACGGTCAGATGATCTGCCATCTTCCTCAAAATAAAAAATTCACAGGAAACCCTGTACTTCCTGCGATCCATGGCGGGGTTGTCGGTGCATTTATGGAGAGTACCGCACTGATCCATGTGATTGTCAGTCAGGACATAAAAACACTTCCTAAAATTATCACATTTACAACAGATTATCTCCGCTCTGCCAAGGTAACTGATCTCTATGCAGAGGCTGTGATCACAAAACCTGGTCGCCGCGTGATGAATATTCGCGTGCGTGCCTGGCAGGATGATCGCAGCAAGCCGGTTGCCACAGCAAATGCGAACTTTCTTGTGAGTGAATAA
- a CDS encoding M3 family oligoendopeptidase — translation MSEQGLANLPEWDLSDLYPGRDSTELKTDLSSAADDAGVFQEEFKGKLGSLDGEALGAAIVRYEQIEEVLGRIMSYAYLVYAGDMADPEIGKFFQNLQEKVNDISTDLLFFTLEINKLEEDALQKAYEASSLLQKYQPWVENIRVLKPYQLDDNIEKLLHEKSVSGRGSWVRLFDETMAGLKFDLDGQQLASQEVLHLLSDKDGAVRKKAAKSLGKVFAENVRLFALITNTLAKDKSIEDEWRKAESPMTMRHLSNQVEAEVVEALTDAVKASYPKLSHRYYKLKAKWMGQEKLDYWDRNAPLPEDDDRLITWDEARDTVLEAYGRFSPELATMGQEFFDKPWIDASVRPGKSPGAFAHPTVPSAHPYLLVNYQGKVRDVMTLAHELGHGVHQVLAAPQGALLSDTPLTLAETASVFGEQLTFRALLEKETDPTRRRVMLAGKVEDMINTVVRQIAFYEFEVRLHKARRKEELSPDQIGEIWMDVQKESLGPAIKMHDEYQYFWSYIPHFIHSPFYVYAYAFGDCLVNALYAVYQDSNEGFQAKYFDMLRAGGTLRHKELLAPFGLDASDPSFWSKGLGVIEGFIDELEEL, via the coding sequence ATGTCTGAACAGGGATTAGCAAATCTGCCTGAGTGGGATTTGTCCGACCTATATCCGGGGCGCGATAGCACGGAACTTAAAACTGACCTTTCAAGCGCTGCGGATGACGCTGGTGTTTTCCAAGAAGAGTTTAAAGGAAAACTGGGGTCACTGGACGGTGAAGCGCTTGGCGCTGCAATTGTCCGCTATGAACAAATCGAAGAGGTTTTGGGACGGATTATGTCATACGCCTACCTTGTGTATGCGGGGGACATGGCAGACCCGGAAATCGGTAAGTTTTTCCAGAACTTGCAGGAGAAGGTCAATGACATCTCCACTGATTTGTTGTTCTTTACGCTGGAAATAAATAAGCTGGAAGAAGACGCACTTCAGAAGGCGTATGAGGCTTCAAGCCTTCTTCAAAAATACCAGCCTTGGGTTGAGAATATCCGTGTGCTCAAGCCATATCAGCTGGATGACAATATCGAAAAACTCCTTCACGAAAAGTCGGTTTCCGGACGCGGCTCCTGGGTTCGTTTGTTTGACGAAACCATGGCGGGGTTGAAGTTTGATCTTGATGGTCAGCAATTGGCATCACAGGAAGTTTTGCATCTGCTGTCGGACAAGGATGGTGCTGTCCGCAAAAAAGCCGCGAAAAGCCTTGGTAAGGTTTTCGCTGAAAATGTCCGTCTTTTCGCTCTGATCACCAATACCCTAGCAAAAGATAAATCCATTGAAGATGAATGGCGGAAAGCTGAAAGCCCGATGACCATGCGGCACTTGTCCAATCAAGTTGAAGCAGAAGTTGTTGAAGCATTGACGGATGCAGTGAAAGCCTCCTATCCGAAACTTTCTCATCGCTATTACAAGCTCAAAGCCAAGTGGATGGGGCAGGAGAAACTGGATTACTGGGATCGTAATGCGCCACTCCCGGAAGATGATGATCGCCTGATCACATGGGATGAGGCGCGGGACACAGTGCTTGAAGCTTACGGTCGTTTTTCACCCGAGCTTGCGACAATGGGTCAGGAGTTTTTTGACAAACCCTGGATTGATGCCTCGGTTCGCCCAGGAAAATCACCGGGTGCTTTCGCCCATCCAACGGTTCCAAGTGCCCACCCGTATCTGCTGGTAAATTATCAGGGTAAAGTCCGTGATGTGATGACACTTGCTCATGAGCTTGGGCATGGAGTGCATCAGGTTTTGGCCGCGCCTCAAGGGGCGCTTTTGTCGGACACACCGCTCACACTTGCGGAAACGGCCAGCGTCTTTGGGGAACAACTTACCTTCCGGGCATTGCTTGAAAAAGAGACAGATCCAACCCGTCGCCGTGTCATGTTGGCCGGTAAGGTTGAGGATATGATCAACACGGTTGTACGCCAAATTGCCTTCTACGAGTTTGAAGTTCGCCTGCATAAGGCGCGCCGCAAAGAAGAACTTTCACCGGATCAAATCGGTGAGATTTGGATGGATGTTCAAAAAGAAAGTCTGGGCCCAGCCATTAAAATGCATGATGAGTATCAGTATTTCTGGTCCTACATTCCACATTTCATCCATTCACCCTTTTATGTCTATGCCTACGCCTTTGGTGATTGTCTGGTAAATGCCCTTTATGCGGTTTATCAGGATAGTAATGAAGGTTTCCAGGCCAAATATTTTGATATGCTTCGTGCTGGTGGAACGTTGCGTCACAAAGAACTTCTAGCCCCATTTGGGCTGGATGCCTCTGATCCTTCCTTCTGGTCAAAAGGTCTTGGCGTCATAGAAGGATTTATCGATGAGTTGGAGGAATTATAA
- a CDS encoding aa3-type cytochrome c oxidase subunit IV, which translates to MQEHGNMNIEAQQSSYASFVKLTTWGTILAAAITVVVVLVIT; encoded by the coding sequence ATGCAGGAACACGGCAACATGAATATTGAAGCTCAGCAAAGCTCTTATGCATCCTTTGTTAAGCTGACAACATGGGGCACAATTTTAGCCGCAGCCATCACAGTTGTGGTGGTACTGGTCATTACCTGA
- a CDS encoding Re/Si-specific NAD(P)(+) transhydrogenase subunit alpha has translation MQIAIPKELREHEKRVAASPETVKKFVGLGAEVVVETGAGRLSTFSDQEYIDAGAKIAGDAAATLKDADVILKVQRPLTEAEGGPDELSLMKKGATLISVLAPVQNPDQVKAYADAGIEAHAMELVPRISRAQSMDVLSSQSNLAGYKAVIDAAAEYGKAMPMMMTAAGTIAPAKAFIMGVGVAGLQAIATAKRLGAVVTATDVRAATKEQVESLGGKFIMVESDESGDGEGGYAKEMSDEYKKKQAELVFEHIKKQDIVITTALIPGREAPILISDEMLAVMKPGSVIIDLAVEAGGNVTQSKVGEIVVTDNGVKIVGHINVPSRLASDASSLYAKNLFNFLQPMINKENGALEMNWEDEIILGTGLTRDGKVVHPLLTEGGN, from the coding sequence ATGCAGATCGCTATCCCGAAGGAGTTGAGGGAACACGAAAAACGTGTTGCAGCATCTCCGGAGACTGTAAAGAAGTTTGTGGGTCTGGGAGCTGAAGTCGTAGTAGAGACGGGGGCAGGTCGCCTCAGTACCTTCTCCGACCAGGAATATATCGACGCAGGTGCGAAAATCGCCGGAGATGCCGCAGCAACTCTGAAAGACGCCGATGTAATCTTGAAAGTGCAGCGCCCTTTGACCGAGGCCGAAGGCGGGCCAGATGAACTATCCCTGATGAAAAAAGGGGCAACCCTGATTTCTGTACTGGCACCTGTTCAGAATCCTGATCAGGTGAAGGCGTATGCCGATGCCGGTATTGAAGCCCACGCAATGGAACTTGTACCGCGTATCAGCCGTGCACAGTCCATGGACGTTCTTTCTTCCCAATCCAACCTTGCGGGCTATAAAGCGGTTATTGATGCCGCTGCTGAGTATGGCAAGGCGATGCCAATGATGATGACGGCGGCGGGTACAATTGCACCTGCTAAAGCCTTTATCATGGGTGTTGGTGTTGCGGGCCTTCAGGCTATTGCGACAGCCAAGCGCCTGGGTGCCGTTGTAACGGCGACCGACGTGCGTGCGGCAACTAAAGAACAGGTGGAAAGCCTTGGTGGTAAATTCATCATGGTTGAAAGTGATGAAAGCGGTGACGGTGAAGGCGGTTACGCCAAGGAAATGTCCGATGAATATAAGAAAAAACAGGCAGAGCTTGTTTTTGAACATATCAAAAAGCAGGACATCGTCATTACAACGGCCCTTATTCCGGGGCGCGAAGCACCTATTCTGATCTCAGATGAAATGCTCGCGGTTATGAAGCCGGGCTCAGTAATTATCGACCTTGCTGTTGAAGCTGGCGGTAACGTGACGCAGTCTAAAGTCGGCGAAATCGTTGTCACAGATAACGGTGTGAAAATCGTTGGTCACATTAACGTTCCAAGCCGCCTGGCAAGTGACGCATCCAGCCTTTATGCCAAAAATCTTTTCAATTTCCTGCAGCCTATGATCAATAAAGAAAATGGTGCGCTGGAAATGAATTGGGAAGATGAAATTATCCTGGGTACGGGCCTCACACGTGATGGAAAAGTTGTCCATCCACTTCTGACTGAAGGGGGGAATTAA
- a CDS encoding NAD(P)(+) transhydrogenase (Re/Si-specific) subunit beta → MSANLTALAYLVSAILFVLSLRGLSSPESSRRGNLMGMLGMGIAIVVTILNPTVLSYEWIIGGIVVGGAIGAVIAQRIAMTAMPQLVAAFHSLVGLAAVLVAAAAFYNPEAYGIVGEGGELTVLSRIEMAIGIVVGAITFSGSVIAFTKLQGLVSGNPVVFPGQHMLNLLIGVTIVGLIIWFCIDLNPTIFWGMTALAFLIGFLIIIPIGGADMPVVVSMLNSYSGWAAAGIGFTLENTALIIVGALVGSSGAILSYIMCKAMNRSFFSVILGGFGGDDAAASGGQQVDRPYKAGSADDAAFIMKNAGKVIIVPGYGLAVAQAQHALREMVDELKAEGVEVAYAIHPVAGRMPGHMNVLLAEANVPYDEVFELEEINSDFTTADVALVVGANDVTNPAARDDPQSPIYGMPILDVDKAGTVLFVKRSMSSGYAGIDNELFYKDNTMMLLADAKKMVEDVVKAL, encoded by the coding sequence GTGTCAGCTAATTTAACGGCGCTTGCCTATCTGGTTTCCGCTATTCTTTTCGTTTTGTCCCTTCGCGGACTGTCTTCTCCTGAGAGCTCCCGCCGTGGTAACTTGATGGGTATGCTGGGTATGGGGATTGCCATCGTCGTGACCATTCTGAACCCAACGGTTTTGTCATATGAATGGATTATCGGCGGTATTGTTGTTGGTGGTGCCATCGGTGCAGTTATTGCGCAGCGTATTGCCATGACAGCCATGCCACAGCTTGTGGCGGCCTTCCACTCACTAGTTGGTCTGGCAGCGGTTCTCGTGGCTGCAGCGGCTTTCTACAACCCGGAAGCTTATGGTATTGTCGGCGAAGGCGGCGAACTTACTGTTCTCAGCCGTATTGAGATGGCCATCGGTATCGTTGTTGGTGCCATTACCTTCTCAGGCTCCGTGATTGCATTTACCAAGTTGCAGGGCCTTGTGTCAGGTAACCCGGTTGTCTTCCCAGGTCAGCATATGTTGAACCTTCTGATTGGTGTGACGATCGTTGGTTTGATCATCTGGTTCTGTATTGATCTGAACCCAACTATCTTCTGGGGAATGACAGCATTGGCTTTCCTGATCGGTTTCCTGATCATCATTCCAATTGGTGGTGCGGATATGCCGGTGGTTGTGTCCATGCTGAACTCCTATTCTGGTTGGGCGGCAGCAGGTATCGGCTTTACCCTTGAAAACACCGCGTTGATCATTGTGGGTGCTCTCGTGGGCTCCTCTGGTGCGATCCTCTCTTACATCATGTGTAAGGCGATGAACCGCTCCTTCTTCAGCGTTATCCTTGGTGGTTTCGGTGGTGATGATGCGGCGGCTTCAGGTGGTCAACAGGTTGACCGTCCTTACAAAGCAGGTTCCGCTGATGACGCGGCCTTCATTATGAAGAACGCGGGTAAAGTGATCATCGTTCCAGGTTACGGCCTTGCTGTGGCGCAAGCTCAGCACGCGCTTCGTGAAATGGTGGACGAGCTTAAAGCCGAAGGTGTTGAAGTGGCTTACGCCATTCACCCGGTTGCGGGCCGTATGCCAGGTCACATGAACGTTCTTCTGGCCGAAGCAAATGTGCCATATGATGAAGTGTTCGAACTGGAAGAGATCAACTCTGACTTTACAACTGCCGATGTGGCGCTTGTGGTAGGTGCGAACGACGTGACCAACCCAGCCGCCCGTGATGATCCGCAAAGCCCGATTTACGGTATGCCGATCCTCGACGTGGATAAAGCCGGAACCGTTCTTTTCGTAAAACGTTCCATGTCTTCCGGTTATGCCGGTATCGACAACGAACTGTTCTACAAAGACAACACAATGATGCTTCTGGCCGACGCCAAGAAGATGGTGGAAGATGTGGTGAAAGCCCTCTAA